GCGAGGAAGCGCTCGTAGCCGCGGGTGGTGCGCAGGGTGGCGAGGTGGTGGGCGAGGCCGCCGATGGTGCGGGCGTAGGAGCGCTCGTTGTCGTTGACGACGATGACGAGCGGGCGGTCCTGGGCCTCGGCGATGTTGTTGAGGGCCTCCCAGGCCATGCCGCCGGTGAGGGCGCCGTCGCCGACGACGGCGACGGTGTGCCGGTCGGCGCCGAGCAGCTGGTTGGCCTTGGCGATGCCGTCGGCGTAGCCGAGCGCGGTGGAGGCGTGCGAGTTCTCGATGAGGTCGTGCTCGGACTCGGCGCGCGAGGGGTAGCCGGACAGGCCGCCCTTGCCGCGCAGCCGGGAGAAGTCCTGGCGGCCGGTGAGCAGCTTGTGGACGTACGCCTGGTGGCCGGTGTCCCAGAGGATGCGGTCGTGCGGTGAGTCGAAGACCCGGTGGAGCGCGATGGTGAGCTCGACGACGCCGAGGTTGGGGCCGAGGTGGCCGCCGGTGCGCGTGACGGCGTCGATCAGGAAGTCGCGGATCTCGTCGGCCAGCACCGGCAGGTCGTCGTCGGGCAGCCGTCTGAGGTCGGCCGGCCCCGTGATGGTGGACAGGAGTGACATGGCTTCACCTCGCGGCTCGAAGGAGGGCGATGACCGTCTGTGTCCAGGGTGCGGCCGCCGGGGACGGCGCGCCTGTTGTCCGCGTCCGGTGCGCGCCCGTGGGCGCGCACCGGACGGGGCGGTCAGTTGACGCGTCCGGAGCCGAGCGTCTCGCGGGCGGCGCGCAGCGACTCCTTGAGCGAGCCCATGGTGGCGAGGACGGCGGTGGGCTCGTAGCCGCAGTGCGCCATGCAGTTCTCGCAGCGCGGGTCCTTGCCGCGGCCGTACTTGTCCCAGTCGGTCTTCTCGATGAGCTCCCGGTAGGTGGGGACGTAGCCGTCGGCCATCAGGTAGCAGGGCCGCTGCCAGCCGAACAGCGAGTAGTTGGGGATGCCCCAGGCGGTGCACTCGAAGTCGATCTTGCCTTCGAGGAAGTCCAGGAAGAGCGGGCTGTGGTTGAGCCGCCAGCGCCTGCGGTTGCCGCCGGCGAAGGCCTTGCGGAACAGCTCGCGGGTCTGCGCGACGCCGAGGAAGTGCTCCTGGTCGGGGCCTTCTCGTAGGCGTAGGCCGGCGAGATCATCATCTCGTCGACCTTCAGTTCGTCGTTGAGGTAGTCGAGCACCTCGATGATCGTCTGCGGGGTGTCGGTGTTGAAGAACGTCGAGTTGGTGGTGACCCGGAAGCCGCGGCGCTTGGCCTCCTTGATCGCCTCCACCGCCTCGTCGAAGGTGCCCTCCTTGGCCACCGACGCGTCGTGCCGCTCGCGGAGGCCGTCGATGTGGACGGTGAAGGTGAAATACGGCGAAGGGGTGAATCTGTCCAGCTTCTTGCGCATCAGCAGGGCGTTGGTGCAGAGGAAGACGTACTTGCGCCGGCCGACCAGCTGGCGGACGATCTCGTCGATCTGCGGGTGCATCAGCGGCTCGCCGCCGGCGATGGAGACCATCGGCGCGCCGGACTCCAGGACGGCGCCGACCGCCTGGGCCACGGGCATTCTCTGCTTCAGCACCCCGGCCGGATGCTGGATCTTGCCACACCCCTCACAGGCCAGGTTGCACGCGTACAGCGGCTCCAGCTCGACGATGAGCGGGAACTTCTCGCGGCGCTTGAGCTTCTGCTGCAACAGGTAGGTGCTGACGCGAAGGGACTGGCGCAGCGGCATGGCCATGGCTAACTCGCCTCCTGGGGGAGCGTCGAGGGCTGTGGGTGGGGCTCGGACTGTGCGAGGTCGGCATGGCCGGCCTGGTCGGCGACCGCTGCTGCGGCCAGCCGGTGCCATTCGGTGAGCGCCGGGACGGCCGCGCGCAGCGTCCGCCACGCCCGGAAACCGGCCGGCAGGGTGCCCGGCCGGAGCAGCTCGTGCTCCGGGGTGTCGACCACGACCCGCAGCACGGCGGCGGGCAGGTCGGGTCGGGTGTCGGCCCGGGCCGCGAGGACCCCGGCGGCCTCCATGTCGACGGCCAGGGCGCCGCGCAGGTGCAGGGCCTGCCGCTCGGCGCCGCGGACGACGTGGTCGGCGGTGTGGTGCAGGCCGATGTGCGTGGTCAGGCCGTGCGCCTGGAGGGCCTTGGCCATCGACCGTGCGGTGTCGAGGCCGAACTGCCGGCCCTCGGTGTCGCGGACGGCGTCGGCCACCACCACGTCGCCGGGACGGACTCCGGGGGCCACGGACGCGCCGAAGCCGGCGACGACCAGGGCGCCGTACCCGCCGCGGGCGAGCACCGTGCGGACGCTGCGGCCGGCGCGCCGGCGCCCGATCCCCGTCCGCACCAGCACCGGCGGGCCGCCGACGCCGCCGGCCCAGTCACCACCGCGCAGCGCCCAGGCCTCGGGGCCGAGCGCGCACAGCACCAGCAGGGGACCGCCCGTCATGCCGTTCCTCCGTTCGATCGGTCGGGCAGTGACGTTTCGGCTGCCCGGTGCTGCTGCCCGTTCACCGGTCACCGCCCCCCGCACCGAGCGGCCGCCCGGTCACGTACCGGCCGAGCGCCGTCACCGGGAAGACCAGGCGGTACAGGTGGTAGTTGATCGAGAAGTCCCAGGGGAAGCCCGTCCCGGTGAACTGGGGTTCGTCCCAGGTGCCGTCCGGCCGCTGGGTGCGGGCCAGCCAGCGCACGCCGCGCTCGACGCTCTCGGCCCCGGCTCCGTCGGGGCCCTCCCCGGCGGCGAGCAGGGCCATCAGGGCCCACGCGGTCTGCGAGGCGGTGGAGTCGCCCCGGCCGGCCCAGGTGGCTGGGTCCTCGTAGGAGCGCATGTCCTCGCCCCAGCCGCCGTCCGGGTTCTGCCGGCTCTCCAGCCAGCGGACGGAGCGGCGGATCGCCGGGTGGTCCCGCTCAAGCCCGGCGGCGACCAGGGCGGGCAGCACCGAGCCGGTGCCGTAGATGTAGTTGGTGCCCCAGCGGCCGAACCAGGATCCGTCGGCCTCCTGGTTCTCCAGCAGCCAGGCGATGCCGCGCAGGGTGCGCGGGTCGCGGGCCCGGCCGACCTCGGCGAGCATCTCGACGACATGGGCGGTGACGTCCGCCGACGGCGGGTCGATGACCTCGCCGAAGTCGCAGAACGGCAGCTTGTTCGGGAACGGGCTGGTGTTGTCGACGTCGAAGGCGCCCCAGGCGCCGTTGCGGGACTGCATGCCGAGGTTCCACTCGACGCCGCGCCGGACGGCGGCCGCCATCCGCTCGGGCTCCGGGTGGGCGACCCGGCGCAGGGCGAGCACCACCTCGGCGGTGTCGTCGATGTCGGGGTAGGTGTCGTTCTGGAACTCGAACGCCCAGCCGCCCGGGGCGAGCTTGGGCCGCTTGACCGACCAGTCTCCGGGGGTGGTGATCTCCTCGCCGAGCATCCAGTCGGCGGCCCGCACCAGCGCCGGGTGGTCGCCCGGGAGGCCGGCGTCGCGCAGCGCGACGGTGGCCAGACAGGTGTCCCAGACCGGGGACTGGCAGGCCTCCAGCCAGCGGCGGCCGTCCTCGGTCTGCACGGTGAAGCCGTCGAACGCGTCGAGGCCGGCCTTCATCACCGGGTGGTCGAGCTGGTAGCCGAGCAGGTGGAGGGCGATCAGCGAGTACACGGCGGGCGGCTGGATGCCGCCCCAGCAGCCGTCGGCCTCCTGCCGGTCGACGATCCACCGGCCGGCCCGGGCGAGCGCGACCCGGCGCAGCGGCTTGACCGCGAAGCGGTGGTACTGGTGCATCAGCCGGTCGAGGCGCTGGAACATGCCGTCCCAGGTCGCGGCGGGGGCCAGCGGACGGGCGGGGTACGGGTCTGCCGGGTCGGCGTGGAGCTCGGTGAGCGCGAAGGGGCCGGGCCGGACGGGGCGGTGGGCCGAGACGACGGTGAGCGGCACGATGGTCTGCCGGGCCCACTGGCCGAAGGCGTAGATGTTGAGCGGGGCCCAGCTGGGCAGGAAGAGGATCTCGGGTGGGAGCTCGGGGAGTCTCTCCCACGGCCACCAGCCGAAGAGCGCGAGCCAGATCCGGGTGAAGACCCGGGTGGCGGCGATGCCGCCGGCCTCCCGGACGTACCGGGCGGCTGCCTGCATGTGGGGGGCGCCGGGGTCGTCCCCGGCGAGTCGCAGGGCGACGTACGCCTCGACGGTGGTGGAGAGTTCGGGCGGCCCGCCGTGGAAGGTCGCCCAGGTGCCGTCCTCTCGTTGCTGTGAACGGATCCAGGCTGCCGTGGCCCGGGTCTGGTCCGCGGTGCGGACGCCCAGGAACTCCCGCAGTAAAAGGTCCTCGGCGTCCATGGTGACGTTGGTCTCGAGGTCGCCCTTCCACCAACCGTCCGGGTTCTGCAGTGACAGCAGGTGGGCAGTGGCCCTGGCGAGCACCGCCTCGACGGGCACATCGTCCGATCGTCCTACCGCGGCTGAGCCGTCGGTGGGCCGTACGGCGTCGGGGGCGGGACGGGGCCGTCCGGGACGGGCACCTGGCGGGTTGCCACCCGTTCAGGTGCCGCGGGGCGGTCGCCCACCGCGACCGGCTCGGAATCGTACTCGGGGTCGAGCCGGCCGCCCGCGGTTGCTGTCAATTCACGTCACCTCTCTCGTACCACCACGAATTCGGCGAGTGCGACGAAGTGCTCGCGCACCGCGTCGGTCATCGGCACCTCGTCCAGTGCGGCGAGGGCGGTCTGGTGCTGGCGGCGGGCCTCGTCCTGAGTCCAGGCGCGGCCGCCGGCCTCCTCGATCAGGGCGGCGCGGGCGGCGAGCTGCTCCTCGCTCTCCTCGCCCCGGCCCTTGGGGTCCGCCAGCTCGTCGGCGAGCCGGCGGGACGCCGTGCCCCCTCGGCCAGCGCGGCACAGACCGGCAGGGACTTCTTGCGCTGGCGCAGGTCGCCCCAGTGCGGCTTGCCGGTGACCTCGGTGGCGCCCCAGATGCCGAGCAGGTCGTCGACGGCCTGGAAGGCCAGGCCCAGGTGGTGGCCGTAGCGCTGGAGCGCCCCGGACACCCGGTCGTCCGCGCCGGCCAGCACCGCGCCGATGGCGGCGGAGGCGGCGAGCAGCGCTCCGGTCTTGCCGCCCTCCATCTCCAGGCACTCCTCGACGGTGACGACGTCGCGCTTCTCGAACTCGACGTCCATCGCCTGCCCGTCGATCAGCCCGCGGGTGGCCGTGGTGATGAGCCGGACGGCGCGCGCGGCGTCCACGGCGCTCGCCCCGCCCGTGACCGCGGCGTCCAGCAGCACCTCCGTCCCCAGCGTCGCCAGGGCGTCGCCGACCAGGATCGCCTGGGCCGGTCCGAAGACCGTCCACGCGGTGGCCCGGTGGCGCCGGGTCTCGTCACCGTCCATCAGATCATCATGGAGCAGCGAGAAGTTGTGCACCAGTTCAACGGAGACCCCGCCGGGCACTCCGACCTCGGCGGATGCGCCGACCGCCTCCGCCGACAGCAGGGCCAGCGCAGGCCGCACGGCCTTGCCGCCGTCCCCCGCCGCCGGGTTGCCGGCCCGGTCGATCCAGCCGAAGTGGTACGCCCCGACGGTGTCCATCGGTGCGGCCAGACGGGCGACGGCCGCGCGCAACGACGGGGTGCACATGGTCCGGCCGCGCGCCAGCAGGTCGAGCACCGACGGGGTGTCCTGCACCGAACCGGCGGCCTGGGTGCGAGCCTCCACGAACGTTCCCTCTCCATGCGAAGGCCCGGCCGGAACCGCCGGCAGGCCTGGTGCGATCTCAGTGGTGACCGGGCGGGCCGTCATCGCGGCCACCGCCCGTCGCCCCGGTCGACGGGCAGCCGCCGACCGGTGCCGGCGAGCGCGGCGTCGGCCGCGGCGTGACCGCTGCGCACCGCGCTCTCCATGGTCGCGGGCCACCCGGTGGCCGTCCACGACCCTGCCAGCAGAAGGCCGGGCACGCCCGTCGGGGCCGCCGGCCGCAGCGCGGCCGTCCCCGGCGCCGGGTCGAACGTGGCCGTCCGCTCCCGGGTGACGAAGAAGTCCAGCACCCGCGCCTCGCGGGCCCCCGGAATCAGCCGTGCGAGCTCCGGCAGGTAGCGCTCGCGCAGCTCGGCGACCGGCAGGTCGATCTCCGCCTGCACGGCCGACTGGGAGAGCGCCAGGTACTGGGCGCCGGGCACCGCCAGGCCCGAGTGCGGCGTCCGGTCGAACACCCACTGCACCGGGGAGTCCAGTGCGGCGAAGAACGGCTGCTTCAGCAGCGTGCGGTCGTAGACCACGTGCACGTTGAGGATCGGCGCGGTGCCGAGCTCCGCCAGGCGGTGCTCGCCGGGGATCGCGCCGGGCGGCAGCAGCGCGGCGGCGGCGTCCTGGGCGCCGGCGAGCACCACGGTGTCGGCGGTGAGCAGCTCGCCGCCCTCCAGCCGGACGGCGTGCCGCTCGGCGCTCTTCAGCTCGACGGCGCGGGTGCGCAGCCGGACCTGCACACCGGCGCGCTCCAGCTCGGCCAGGGCGGCGTCGTGGTGGATCGCGCCGAGCGGCACGTTCGCCATGCCGATGTCGGAGGCGCCCGGGTCGGAGAGCAGGCCGGTCTTGAAGACCATCGCGGCCAGCGCCAGCGAGGTCTGCTCGGCGGTCGCGTTCAGGGTGGCGACGCCGACCAGGTCCCACAGCGCGGCGACCGTCGCCGGCGTCTGGCCGTTGCGGCGCAGCCACTCGCCGAAGGACAGCTCGTCCAGCGCCGGGTCGGCCAGGTCGAGGGCCTTCAGGGCGAGCGCGGCGCGCACCACGCGCAGCCGGTCGGCCGGGCCCAGATGCGGGTACCCGGCGAGGCTGGCGGCCAGGTGCAGCGGGACGGGCAGCCCGGCCCGGCGCAGCCGGCCGAAGGTGCGCCGGCCGTCGGCGGTGACGCTCAGTACCGGCACGTCGAGCCGGGGCTGAAGATCAACCATCCGGCCCGCGCCCAGCCGGTCGATCAGACCGCGGTAGGCGGTGCAGCAGCGCAGGAAGACGTGCTGGCCGTTGTCGACCGTGAGGTCGCCGCGGCGGAAGGAGAAGGCCAGGCCGCCGAGGCGCGGCCGGGTCTCCAGCAGCGTCACCCGGTGGTCGGCCTCGGCCAGCCGCAGGGCGGCCGTGATGCCCGCCAGGCCGCCGCCGACGACCACGGCGGCAGGGCGCTCAGCCGGCGTCCGTGCCCCTGCCGTCATGCTCCGCACCCCCTGCCGGTCTCCGGTCGTTCGTTCTCCGACAACACCATGGCACTCGCCTGTGATTCCCTGTTGACACAGCGTGACATAACTGGCGAAAGAATCAAGAACGCCCTCCGGCGAGCCCGGACAGCGCCACGTAGGCCTTCTCCCAACCCGGCAGCGAGACGCGCCCGCGCAGCACCGACTGCGGCTCCGCGGCGATCCGGCCGAGCAGCCGGTGGTAGATGCCGGCCATCGCCGCGGTGCAGGCCCGGCTGCGGCGGTCCAGCATCGGGAGCAGCCGCAGGCCCTCCTCGAACGCGGCCTGGGCCCGCTGCGCCTCGAAGGCGACCAGCCCGGCGAAGTCCGCTCCGGCGGCCGGCGTCGCGGCGCCGAAGCCCTCCT
The Kitasatospora paranensis genome window above contains:
- a CDS encoding 1-hydroxy-2-methyl-2-butenyl 4-diphosphate reductase — encoded protein: MTGGPLLVLCALGPEAWALRGGDWAGGVGGPPVLVRTGIGRRRAGRSVRTVLARGGYGALVVAGFGASVAPGVRPGDVVVADAVRDTEGRQFGLDTARSMAKALQAHGLTTHIGLHHTADHVVRGAERQALHLRGALAVDMEAAGVLAARADTRPDLPAAVLRVVVDTPEHELLRPGTLPAGFRAWRTLRAAVPALTEWHRLAAAAVADQAGHADLAQSEPHPQPSTLPQEAS
- the shc gene encoding squalene--hopene cyclase, which gives rise to MPVEAVLARATAHLLSLQNPDGWWKGDLETNVTMDAEDLLLREFLGVRTADQTRATAAWIRSQQREDGTWATFHGGPPELSTTVEAYVALRLAGDDPGAPHMQAAARYVREAGGIAATRVFTRIWLALFGWWPWERLPELPPEILFLPSWAPLNIYAFGQWARQTIVPLTVVSAHRPVRPGPFALTELHADPADPYPARPLAPAATWDGMFQRLDRLMHQYHRFAVKPLRRVALARAGRWIVDRQEADGCWGGIQPPAVYSLIALHLLGYQLDHPVMKAGLDAFDGFTVQTEDGRRWLEACQSPVWDTCLATVALRDAGLPGDHPALVRAADWMLGEEITTPGDWSVKRPKLAPGGWAFEFQNDTYPDIDDTAEVVLALRRVAHPEPERMAAAVRRGVEWNLGMQSRNGAWGAFDVDNTSPFPNKLPFCDFGEVIDPPSADVTAHVVEMLAEVGRARDPRTLRGIAWLLENQEADGSWFGRWGTNYIYGTGSVLPALVAAGLERDHPAIRRSVRWLESRQNPDGGWGEDMRSYEDPATWAGRGDSTASQTAWALMALLAAGEGPDGAGAESVERGVRWLARTQRPDGTWDEPQFTGTGFPWDFSINYHLYRLVFPVTALGRYVTGRPLGAGGGDR
- the hpnE gene encoding hydroxysqualene dehydroxylase HpnE; the protein is MTAGARTPAERPAAVVVGGGLAGITAALRLAEADHRVTLLETRPRLGGLAFSFRRGDLTVDNGQHVFLRCCTAYRGLIDRLGAGRMVDLQPRLDVPVLSVTADGRRTFGRLRRAGLPVPLHLAASLAGYPHLGPADRLRVVRAALALKALDLADPALDELSFGEWLRRNGQTPATVAALWDLVGVATLNATAEQTSLALAAMVFKTGLLSDPGASDIGMANVPLGAIHHDAALAELERAGVQVRLRTRAVELKSAERHAVRLEGGELLTADTVVLAGAQDAAAALLPPGAIPGEHRLAELGTAPILNVHVVYDRTLLKQPFFAALDSPVQWVFDRTPHSGLAVPGAQYLALSQSAVQAEIDLPVAELRERYLPELARLIPGAREARVLDFFVTRERTATFDPAPGTAALRPAAPTGVPGLLLAGSWTATGWPATMESAVRSGHAAADAALAGTGRRLPVDRGDGRWPR